A DNA window from Ensifer sp. WSM1721 contains the following coding sequences:
- a CDS encoding GNAT family N-acetyltransferase codes for MLEISKPDTAFAYLRYDPDIGRTISFRLLEKERDLELLWRWMNQAHVVPQWKMAKPIADIAAYIETNLADPHQDPYIGFVDGTPMSYWEAYWAKDDILGRYYPAEEKDRGWHMLVGEPAFFGRGIAPAVIRAFTRFLFLDDPETRKVVGEPSVAARRLLRYAPVCAFEEQGEIDLPDKRAKLMFCHRERFIQQFGL; via the coding sequence ATGCTTGAGATCAGCAAGCCGGACACGGCGTTCGCCTACTTGCGCTACGATCCCGACATTGGGCGGACGATCAGCTTCCGCCTTCTGGAGAAGGAGCGTGATCTGGAGCTCCTGTGGCGGTGGATGAACCAGGCGCATGTGGTGCCGCAATGGAAGATGGCGAAGCCGATCGCAGACATCGCCGCCTACATCGAGACCAATCTCGCCGATCCGCATCAGGACCCCTATATCGGCTTCGTCGACGGGACCCCGATGAGCTATTGGGAGGCCTATTGGGCGAAGGACGATATTCTCGGCCGCTATTATCCGGCCGAGGAGAAGGACCGGGGCTGGCACATGCTGGTCGGCGAACCCGCATTTTTCGGCCGCGGCATTGCGCCCGCGGTCATCCGTGCCTTCACCCGTTTCCTCTTTCTCGACGACCCCGAGACCCGCAAAGTTGTCGGCGAACCGAGCGTCGCGGCCCGGCGTCTGCTTCGCTATGCGCCGGTCTGCGCCTTCGAGGAGCAGGGCGAAATCGATCTTCCCGACAAGCGCGCCAAACTGATGTTTTGCCACCGGGAACGCTTCATCCAACAATTCGGATTATAA